The following are encoded together in the Candidatus Binatia bacterium genome:
- a CDS encoding TonB-dependent receptor, whose amino-acid sequence MSEPARLDSFRRYSLVALLIAPLAFAGGAPQSLAAEASAPAATPAPLAAPTPKPARAADGSTPADAGSTASPAAAADAPATDDAIVPEAFAIDEIVVSARRREESLEDVPVSVTVLSNDDLRASEVSRLDQIQQLVPSLVVARDQAGRPQFFLRGVGSPPGLLPGLAFDPGVGVYVDGVFLPRAAGQLLELVDVERIEVLRGPQGTLYGKNTVGGAIKVDTVKPGKDLAAAAMLRPGNYGSLDTRAMLNFPVDFAGLGDRMFTRVAFGSSQRDGYVWNSYRDESLSDLDSLAFLGTLRFVPADDATIDLTGSWTKNHSKQRGGQCVFRTAGAFGALLPPDPVTGETYFDACKASRPFDVQSDVASLIDSESWGTWLDARAKIDLPGLVDGLAVRSLTAVQEQTLRARIDVDMTRFFLARQSEAGGAGIGNGGPRHQRQVSQELQVTGTALDGRLPFVAGVFAEWEDGGLDADIWALPQVVNIRAKNRIDIDNWTWALFGQGTYELTPWLGLTGGLRYTQEKKGADVWWTSPFDNPTPLFADSARRVYDAWTPTASLAAKAPESLLDGTPLQHALAYFTYARGFRGGGFDAVVTPTQPDGIDPVAPEHLDSSEVGIKTSSFDRRLTLNLALYQSLYDDLQVQTIVASTNAFDPRAVVLNAASAKLRGLELEALALPMQGLSIQGSVALFHGRFTDFESVSAATGDPINRAGQRFPYVPEVQTFLAVQYSHPISPGGPSWLDGWITPRLEWYYQSDVIYIAPEVPQGTQPGYNLLNARLAYELMDGRAEVALWAKNLTDEAYFDFAFNLLPAGTLTRYYQLPRTFGAEISYRL is encoded by the coding sequence GTGTCTGAGCCGGCTCGTCTCGACAGCTTCCGCCGGTACAGCCTCGTCGCCCTGCTGATCGCACCGCTCGCGTTCGCAGGAGGAGCGCCGCAGTCGCTCGCCGCGGAAGCCTCCGCTCCGGCGGCGACGCCCGCGCCGCTCGCCGCGCCGACGCCGAAGCCCGCGCGCGCCGCGGACGGCAGCACGCCCGCCGACGCCGGAAGCACGGCCTCACCCGCAGCGGCTGCAGACGCCCCGGCCACCGACGACGCGATCGTGCCCGAGGCGTTCGCGATCGACGAGATCGTCGTGTCGGCGCGGCGTCGCGAGGAGTCGCTCGAGGACGTGCCGGTCTCCGTCACCGTGCTGTCGAACGACGACCTGCGCGCATCCGAGGTGAGCCGCCTCGATCAGATCCAGCAGCTCGTGCCGAGCCTGGTCGTGGCGCGCGATCAAGCGGGACGGCCGCAGTTTTTCCTGCGCGGCGTCGGCTCGCCGCCGGGCCTCTTGCCGGGCCTCGCCTTCGATCCCGGGGTCGGCGTCTACGTCGACGGCGTCTTCCTGCCGCGCGCCGCCGGACAGCTCCTCGAGCTGGTCGACGTCGAGCGGATCGAGGTGCTGCGGGGCCCGCAGGGGACGCTCTACGGCAAGAACACGGTCGGCGGCGCGATCAAGGTCGACACCGTCAAGCCAGGAAAAGACCTCGCCGCGGCGGCGATGCTGCGCCCGGGCAACTACGGCAGCCTCGACACCCGCGCGATGCTGAACTTCCCGGTCGACTTCGCGGGGCTCGGCGACCGGATGTTCACGCGGGTCGCGTTCGGCTCGTCGCAGCGCGACGGCTACGTCTGGAACTCGTACCGCGACGAGTCGCTGTCCGACCTCGACTCGCTCGCGTTCCTCGGCACCTTGCGCTTCGTGCCCGCCGACGACGCGACGATCGACCTCACCGGGTCGTGGACCAAGAACCACTCGAAGCAGCGCGGCGGCCAGTGCGTGTTCCGCACCGCCGGCGCCTTCGGCGCGCTGCTGCCGCCGGATCCCGTGACCGGCGAGACGTACTTCGACGCGTGCAAGGCGTCGCGGCCGTTCGACGTGCAGTCCGACGTCGCCTCGCTGATCGACAGCGAGAGCTGGGGCACGTGGCTCGACGCGCGCGCGAAGATCGACCTGCCGGGGCTGGTCGACGGGCTCGCGGTGCGATCGTTGACCGCGGTGCAGGAGCAGACGCTGCGCGCGCGCATCGACGTCGACATGACGCGCTTCTTCCTCGCACGGCAGAGCGAGGCCGGCGGCGCGGGCATCGGCAACGGCGGACCGCGTCACCAGCGGCAGGTGAGCCAGGAGCTGCAGGTCACGGGCACGGCGCTCGACGGCCGGCTGCCGTTCGTCGCCGGCGTGTTCGCGGAATGGGAGGACGGCGGCCTCGACGCCGACATCTGGGCGCTGCCGCAGGTCGTGAACATCCGCGCGAAGAACCGCATCGACATCGACAACTGGACCTGGGCGCTGTTCGGCCAGGGGACCTACGAGCTGACGCCGTGGCTGGGCCTCACCGGCGGCCTGCGCTACACGCAGGAGAAGAAGGGCGCGGACGTCTGGTGGACGTCACCGTTCGACAACCCGACGCCGCTGTTCGCCGACTCGGCGCGCAGGGTCTACGACGCGTGGACGCCGACGGCGAGCCTCGCCGCGAAGGCGCCCGAGTCGCTCCTCGACGGCACGCCGCTGCAGCACGCGCTCGCCTACTTCACCTACGCGCGCGGCTTCCGCGGCGGCGGCTTCGACGCGGTGGTGACGCCGACGCAGCCCGACGGCATCGACCCGGTCGCGCCCGAGCACCTCGATTCGTCCGAGGTCGGCATCAAGACGTCGTCCTTCGACCGCCGCTTGACGCTGAACCTCGCGCTCTACCAGTCGCTCTACGACGACCTGCAGGTGCAGACGATCGTCGCCAGCACGAACGCGTTCGACCCGCGCGCCGTCGTGCTGAACGCGGCGAGCGCGAAGCTGCGCGGCCTCGAGCTCGAGGCGCTCGCGCTGCCGATGCAGGGGCTGTCGATTCAAGGATCGGTCGCGCTGTTCCACGGGCGCTTCACCGACTTCGAGTCGGTGAGCGCCGCGACCGGCGATCCGATCAATCGCGCCGGACAGCGCTTCCCGTACGTCCCCGAGGTGCAGACGTTCCTCGCGGTCCAGTACTCGCACCCGATCTCGCCGGGCGGGCCGTCGTGGCTCGACGGTTGGATCACGCCGCGCCTCGAGTGGTACTACCAGAGCGACGTCATCTACATCGCGCCCGAGGTGCCGCAGGGCACGCAGCCGGGGTACAACCTACTCAACGCGCGCCTCGCCTACGAGCTCATGGACGGCCGCGCCGAGGTCGCGCTGTGGGCGAAGAACCTCACCGACGAGGCCTACTTCGACTTCGCCTTCAACCTGCTGCCGGCCGGAACGTTGACGCGCTACTACCAGCTGCCGCGTACCTTCGGCGCGGAGATCAGCTACCGGCTCTGA
- a CDS encoding DUF1566 domain-containing protein: MTETASAFGDYLTQCTDVVVEAVTSGAALPDCAGDPATCEALPRAPLLKTGQTIRYGTGSDGDLQRGVARDFVDNGDGTITDVRTGLMWEKKSRDGSIHDVDDIYTWSVEGSPSELNGTVVTVFLATLNAGEGFAGYTDWRLPNVFELESLRNLGAADPAAFPEFDTACAPGCTVLTCSCTASWDHWTSTSYADDPLRAWLVSFKGGFTSLDLKPNANPVRAVRGGS, encoded by the coding sequence GTGACCGAGACGGCGTCCGCCTTCGGTGACTACTTGACGCAATGCACGGATGTCGTGGTCGAAGCCGTCACGAGCGGTGCGGCGCTTCCGGACTGCGCGGGCGATCCGGCTACGTGCGAGGCGCTCCCGCGCGCGCCGCTACTCAAGACGGGACAGACGATCCGTTACGGCACCGGCAGCGACGGTGACCTGCAGCGCGGTGTCGCGCGCGACTTCGTCGACAACGGCGACGGCACGATCACCGACGTCAGGACCGGGCTCATGTGGGAGAAGAAGTCCCGCGACGGCTCGATCCACGACGTGGACGACATCTACACCTGGAGCGTCGAAGGCTCGCCGTCCGAGCTGAACGGGACGGTCGTGACGGTCTTCCTCGCGACGCTCAACGCGGGCGAGGGCTTCGCGGGCTACACCGACTGGCGCCTGCCGAACGTCTTCGAGCTCGAGAGCTTGCGGAACCTCGGTGCCGCCGACCCCGCCGCGTTTCCCGAGTTCGACACCGCGTGCGCGCCCGGCTGCACCGTGCTCACGTGTAGCTGCACGGCGTCCTGGGACCACTGGACCTCGACGTCGTACGCGGACGACCCGCTGCGCGCGTGGCTCGTCTCGTTCAAGGGCGGCTTCACGTCGCTCGACCTCAAGCCGAACGCCAATCCGGTCCGTGCCGTGCGCGGCGGCTCGTAG